The Natronosporangium hydrolyticum nucleotide sequence CAGGCCCGCGGCGTGCCGATCGACTGTGTCGGAATCCAGTCTCATCTGAGCTGGGACTCCGACCTCAGCAGCTACCAAGCGAACCTGCAGCGCTTCGCCGACCTCGGCATAGATGTCGAGATCACCGAACTGGACGTCGGCGGCTCCGGCTCCGCGCAGGCCGCCGTGTACCAGCAGGTGACCGAGGCGTGCCTGGCGGTCGCCCGCTGCACCGGCATCACCACCTGGGGCATCACCGACCAGCACACCTGGCGCCCCAACGACACCCCGCTGTTGTTCGACGCCAACTACCAGAAGAAGCCGGCTTACCACGCCGTCCTCGCCGCCCTGAACGGCGCTGACCCTGGCGGCGATTCTGGTCAGCTCCGGGGAGTTGGCTCTGACCGCTGTCTGGATGTGCCGGAACAGTCGACTGAGCCCGGCACCGCGGTGCAGATCTGGGACTGCTGGGGCGGCGCGAACCAGCAATGGACCCACACCGGCTCCGGCCAGCTCACCGTCTACTCCGGAGCATCGCAGCTGTGCCTTGACGCATCCGGAGCCGGCACGACCGACGGCACCCCGGTCATCGTCTGGACCTGCCACGGTGGTTCCAACCAACAATGGCAGCACCACGGGGACGGCTCGATAACGGCGGCGAACTCGGCGCTGTGCCTCGATGTCGTGGGTGTCTCGAGCGCCAACGGCGCACAGCTCCAGCTCTGGAGCTGCTCCGGTGGCAGCAACCAGCAATGGACTTTCGACTGACCATTCGGTGACCGGCAGGGCCGGACACAGTCGGCGGAACGCGCGGCACGTCCGGCCCTGCCCACAACCTGAAACCCGCACGCAGGGAAGGGAAGAACCATGCACCGTTCACCCCCGCTACGCCGGCAGGCAACCGCGTTGGGGCTCGCCGTCATTCTCGCCACCGGTAGCCTGGCCGGGCTGGCGACAACCCCGGCCCACGCCCAGCAACCGGCCACCTACCCGATCTTCGTCGCAGCTCCCGGCACCGGCAACGCCGACGACAACGGCCCGGGGACCGCCGACCAGCCGCTGGCGACGCTCGCCGAAGCTCAGCAGCGCGCCCAGCAGGCCGCGGCTGCGGGCGATGGTGACGTCGCTGTCAACCTCCTGGACGGCACCTACCGGCTCAGCACGCCGCTGCGGTTCGACGCCGCCGACTCTGGCCGCAATGGGCACACCGTAACCTGGCAGGCAGCACCGGGAGCAGAGCCCGTCCTGACCGGAGCGCAACCGGTCACCGGCTGGCAGCTCGACGACCCGGCTACCGGCGTCTACCGGGCCGACGTCGGCACCGGGGTCGACGCCCGCCAGCTCTACGTCGACGGGGTCCCGGCACAGCGGGCCCGGATCAGCCTGTCCCCAGCCGACGTCGAGCTCAACTCGACCGGGTTCACCATCCACAACTCGGACCTCGACTATCTGTCGTCGCTGCCGCACCAGCAGAGCATCGAGTTCCAGACCAAGTTGACCTGGACCAACCGGTTCTCCCCGGTGGAGAGCATCTCCGGGAGCACGGTCACCATGCAGCAACCCGCCTGGGACAACAACACCTACGGGTGGGACACGGTCCAGAACCCGTACCTGGGACCGAGGTACTTCCTGGTCAACAACCGAGCGTTCCTCGACGAGCCCGGTGAGTGGTATCTCGACACCGAGGCCGGATCCCTCTACTACCAACCCTTGCCCGGCCAGGACCTGGCCACCGCCGAGGTCGAACTCCCCCGGCTGGAGTCGCTGATCCAGGTCGGTGGCTCCTATGACCAGCCGGCCGAGGCCCTCCACTTCGCCGGCCTCACCTTCGCCGGCACCAGCTGGCTCCACCCCGGCTCATCCGATGGGTACGCGAACCAGCAGACCGGCACGTTCATCACCGGGGTCCAGCCCCATCGACCCGCGGACGCCTTCGAGTCGTGCTCGCGCGGCTGCTACGGGTTCGAGGGCGCCCGTAACAGTTGGTCGCAGATGCCCGGGGCGGTGCAGGTTTCAGCCGCCGACGGGATCACCTTCGAGAACAACACCTTCGTGAACCTCGGCTCAATCGGGCTCGGGATCGGCAACGATGACAACGCCCACGCCACCGGGGTCGGGCTGGGCGCCC carries:
- a CDS encoding RICIN domain-containing protein, which gives rise to MHRSPPLRRQATALGLAVILATGSLAGLATTPAHAQQPATYPIFVAAPGTGNADDNGPGTADQPLATLAEAQQRAQQAAAAGDGDVAVNLLDGTYRLSTPLRFDAADSGRNGHTVTWQAAPGAEPVLTGAQPVTGWQLDDPATGVYRADVGTGVDARQLYVDGVPAQRARISLSPADVELNSTGFTIHNSDLDYLSSLPHQQSIEFQTKLTWTNRFSPVESISGSTVTMQQPAWDNNTYGWDTVQNPYLGPRYFLVNNRAFLDEPGEWYLDTEAGSLYYQPLPGQDLATAEVELPRLESLIQVGGSYDQPAEALHFAGLTFAGTSWLHPGSSDGYANQQTGTFITGVQPHRPADAFESCSRGCYGFEGARNSWSQMPGAVQVSAADGITFENNTFVNLGSIGLGIGNDDNAHATGVGLGAHDVTVVGNTFTESAAGAIAVGGVRPDAHHPSDPRMVNRDIVISNNQIYDTVREYLDTVAILATYVTRLDIEHNYIADMPYSGIAVGYGWGANDEGGAQEYVDRGLYDFQPIYDTPTTHTDVHIVGNYLRNTVQTLWDAGCIYALSAHPNSSVAGNFCENTGQLGLYFDEGSRYFTATDNVLMNTAGQWAHANIQGGHNTGDLTLTGNFSTSSDITGIPHGERGNIVQGNTVFAANNPPAAAAEIMANAGPTDGAPAGELRGVGSDKCLDVPGETTDNGTQVQIWDCWGGANQQWTYTAAGELTVYSGGSRRCLDAEGGGVENGTAAIIWTCHGGLNQQWDLHPDGTITNAASDLCLDVSGFATENGGLVHLWTCHGDTNQLWQRG
- a CDS encoding endo-1,4-beta-xylanase; its protein translation is MIRSSSERWRHRFRSALATVAIAGLATTTAVVGSPGTAQAAETLGDAAAQSGRYFGAAVVPELLNDTNYVTTLDREFNAIVAENVMKWDATEPSRGQFNFSAGDQLVEHARSRGMLVRGHTLVWHAQQPGWVQGLSGNDLRQAMIDHINGVAGHWSGDIYAWDVVNEAFEWDGTRRQSNLQQQLGQGWIEEAFHAARAADPNAKLCYNDYSIDGINLKSTAIYNMVIDFQARGVPIDCVGIQSHLSWDSDLSSYQANLQRFADLGIDVEITELDVGGSGSAQAAVYQQVTEACLAVARCTGITTWGITDQHTWRPNDTPLLFDANYQKKPAYHAVLAALNGADPGGDSGQLRGVGSDRCLDVPEQSTEPGTAVQIWDCWGGANQQWTHTGSGQLTVYSGASQLCLDASGAGTTDGTPVIVWTCHGGSNQQWQHHGDGSITAANSALCLDVVGVSSANGAQLQLWSCSGGSNQQWTFD